In Sporichthya polymorpha DSM 43042, a genomic segment contains:
- a CDS encoding UDP-N-acetylmuramoyl-L-alanyl-D-glutamate--2,6-diaminopimelate ligase: MPPSSPTPALRPQKSVPRTVAELGTLVGAELPDPAQRTVTVTGLTHDSRQVQPGDLYAAMIGENVHGAEFVRQAAEAGAVAILTDPLGRERSRVADLPVLVVSDARASLGALAAAIYGDPAAGMLTLGVTGTNGKTTTAFLLEAGLRAAGRSTGLFGTVATRIGDEALPSARTTPEAPDLHALLAVMKERKVDAVAMEVSSHALDMHRVDGIVYDAALFTNLSQDHLDWHFTMEAYFQAKAALFTPARAKAGVVNVDDPYGKRLAANRQIPITTYSATGDPDADWRAVAVELGPASSTFTIQGPKGVGTTASVGLPGAFNVANALGAIVALVTAGVPLEDAVRGVGECPGVPGRMEKVDAGQDFLAVVDYAHTPDAIETVLTALRPVATGRLIVVLGAGGDRDRSKRPLMGEVAARLGDVVVLTDDNPRSEDPKEILAAVRAGAESVAAAERAEILVEHDRAKAIALAVGRAQAGDAVVVAGKGHEQGQESVDGQGTRVVKPFDDREVLGEALLEALEGKGT, translated from the coding sequence GTGCCCCCCTCCTCCCCGACGCCGGCTCTGCGCCCGCAGAAGTCGGTCCCGCGGACCGTGGCCGAACTGGGCACGCTGGTCGGCGCCGAGCTGCCCGATCCGGCGCAGCGGACCGTGACGGTCACCGGTCTCACCCACGACTCCCGGCAGGTCCAACCGGGTGATCTGTACGCGGCGATGATCGGCGAGAACGTGCACGGCGCCGAGTTCGTGCGCCAGGCCGCCGAGGCCGGGGCGGTCGCGATCCTCACCGACCCGCTCGGCCGGGAGCGCTCGCGGGTGGCCGACCTGCCGGTGCTGGTCGTCTCCGACGCCCGCGCCTCGCTCGGAGCGCTCGCCGCCGCGATCTACGGCGACCCGGCCGCGGGCATGCTCACGCTCGGCGTGACCGGGACCAACGGGAAGACGACGACCGCGTTCCTGCTCGAGGCCGGCCTGCGGGCCGCCGGGCGCAGCACCGGCCTGTTCGGCACGGTCGCCACCCGGATCGGGGACGAGGCGCTGCCGAGTGCCCGCACCACCCCCGAGGCCCCCGACCTGCACGCGCTGCTCGCCGTGATGAAGGAGCGCAAGGTCGACGCGGTGGCGATGGAGGTCTCCAGCCACGCGCTCGACATGCACCGCGTGGACGGGATCGTCTACGACGCGGCGCTGTTCACCAACCTCTCGCAGGACCACCTGGACTGGCACTTCACGATGGAGGCGTACTTCCAGGCGAAGGCCGCGCTGTTCACGCCGGCCCGGGCGAAGGCCGGCGTGGTCAACGTCGACGACCCGTACGGCAAGCGGCTGGCCGCGAACCGGCAGATCCCGATCACGACCTACTCGGCGACCGGGGACCCGGACGCCGACTGGCGGGCCGTCGCCGTCGAGCTGGGTCCGGCGTCCTCGACGTTCACGATCCAGGGCCCCAAGGGCGTGGGCACGACCGCCTCGGTCGGGCTTCCCGGGGCCTTCAACGTCGCCAACGCGCTCGGCGCGATCGTCGCGCTCGTGACCGCGGGGGTCCCGCTCGAGGACGCCGTCCGCGGCGTCGGGGAGTGCCCCGGCGTCCCCGGCCGCATGGAGAAGGTCGACGCGGGTCAGGACTTCCTCGCGGTCGTCGACTACGCGCACACCCCGGACGCGATCGAGACCGTCCTGACCGCGCTGCGCCCGGTCGCGACCGGGCGCCTGATCGTCGTGCTCGGCGCGGGTGGCGACCGGGACCGGTCCAAGCGGCCGCTGATGGGCGAGGTCGCCGCCCGACTCGGCGACGTCGTCGTGCTCACCGACGACAACCCGCGCTCGGAGGACCCGAAGGAGATCCTGGCCGCGGTCCGCGCCGGCGCGGAGTCGGTCGCCGCCGCGGAGCGGGCCGAGATTCTGGTCGAGCACGATCGCGCGAAGGCGATCGCGCTGGCGGTCGGGCGCGCGCAGGCCGGGGACGCGGTCGTCGTCGCCGGCAAGGGTCACGAGCAGGGCCAGGAGTCCGTGGACGGACAGGGCACGCGCGTCGTGAAGCCGTTCGACGACCGGGAGGTCCTCGGCGAGGCGTTGCTCGAGGCACTGGAAGGCAAGGGCACGTGA
- the mraY gene encoding phospho-N-acetylmuramoyl-pentapeptide-transferase, producing the protein MRGVLAAAAVSLIITLLGTPIAIRILVRQGYGQLIRDDGPTTHQTKRGTPTMGGAVILIAVLCGYLAAHLVLRDKSPTAPALLVLFLMTGLGLVGFLDDYIKVSKQRSLGLRSKAKLAGQSVVALIFAAGALRFEDYRGFSPASTEISFIRDTGFQLGTIGFVVFAYLMIAATSNGVNLTDGLDGLATGASAMVAGAYVLIGIWQSGNSCLPNPAVPQPQCYETPAPLDLAIVAAAVMGACFGFLWWNASPAKIFMGDTGSLALGGVIAGLAITTRTELLLVLLGGLFVLITVSVIVQVGFFKLTRRRVFRMAPLQHHFELVGWQEVTIVIRFWIIAGLFVAGGLGVFYAEWVAGV; encoded by the coding sequence ATGAGAGGCGTCCTCGCGGCGGCCGCCGTCTCGCTGATCATCACCCTGCTCGGAACCCCGATCGCGATCCGGATCCTGGTCCGACAGGGCTACGGCCAGCTCATCCGGGACGACGGCCCGACCACGCACCAGACCAAGCGCGGTACGCCGACCATGGGCGGCGCGGTCATTCTCATCGCCGTCCTGTGCGGCTACCTGGCCGCGCACCTGGTGCTGCGGGACAAGTCGCCGACGGCGCCGGCGCTGCTCGTGCTGTTCCTCATGACCGGGCTCGGGCTCGTCGGCTTCCTCGACGACTACATCAAGGTCTCCAAGCAGCGCAGCCTCGGCCTGCGCAGCAAGGCCAAACTCGCGGGCCAGTCGGTCGTGGCCCTGATCTTCGCGGCCGGGGCGCTCCGCTTCGAGGACTACCGCGGCTTCAGCCCCGCGTCCACCGAGATCTCGTTCATCCGCGACACCGGCTTCCAGCTCGGGACGATCGGCTTCGTCGTCTTCGCGTACCTGATGATCGCGGCGACCTCGAACGGCGTGAACCTCACCGACGGACTGGACGGCCTGGCCACGGGCGCCTCGGCGATGGTGGCCGGCGCCTACGTGCTGATCGGGATCTGGCAGTCGGGCAACTCCTGCCTGCCGAACCCGGCCGTCCCGCAACCGCAGTGCTACGAGACACCGGCCCCGTTGGACCTGGCGATCGTCGCGGCTGCGGTGATGGGCGCCTGCTTCGGCTTCCTGTGGTGGAACGCGTCCCCGGCGAAGATCTTCATGGGCGACACCGGCTCGCTCGCCCTCGGCGGCGTCATCGCCGGTCTCGCCATCACGACCCGCACCGAACTGCTGCTGGTCCTCCTCGGCGGCCTGTTCGTCCTCATCACGGTCTCGGTGATCGTCCAGGTCGGGTTCTTCAAGCTGACCCGCCGCCGGGTGTTCCGGATGGCGCCCCTGCAGCACCACTTCGAACTCGTGGGCTGGCAGGAGGTCACGATCGTCATCCGCTTCTGGATCATCGCGGGCCTGTTCGTCGCCGGCGGCCTCGGCGTGTTCTACGCCGAGTGGGTGGCGGGCGTCTGA
- the murG gene encoding undecaprenyldiphospho-muramoylpentapeptide beta-N-acetylglucosaminyltransferase, which produces MPPKDSAGVPAGAAGLSVVVAGGGTAGHIEPAMNLADALRRRNPDITVTALGTPTGMENTLVPARGYELRHVPRVPLPRRPNLDLMRLPATLRGAVRAAGRALDDVGADVVVGFGGYVSVPAYLAARKRKLPIVVHEANARPGVANRLGARLTPFVAVTARADDLRGARLLGIPLRRTISTLDRGAARAEARKHFGLEEDRPTLLVFGGSLGARRLNEAATGAAAALRAAGIQVLHSVGREHAESISVPAEPGRAPYVVVPYLERMDLAYAAADVALCRAGAMTCAELAAVGLPAVYVPLPIGNGEQRLNALPVVEAGGGIVVEDSTVSAAWISENVVPLMGDPARMTAMGAAAAAHGRRDADEALVDLVLEAVASRAAGAEHRGADDRGADDRGADDRSVGEK; this is translated from the coding sequence TTGCCGCCCAAGGACTCCGCCGGCGTTCCCGCTGGTGCTGCCGGTCTCTCGGTCGTCGTCGCCGGCGGCGGCACGGCCGGGCACATCGAACCGGCGATGAACCTGGCCGACGCGCTGCGCCGCCGGAACCCGGACATCACCGTCACCGCGCTCGGCACGCCGACCGGCATGGAGAACACCCTCGTGCCCGCCCGCGGCTACGAGCTACGGCACGTCCCGCGGGTCCCGCTGCCGCGCCGCCCGAACCTCGACCTGATGCGGCTCCCGGCCACCCTGCGCGGGGCGGTGCGGGCGGCGGGCCGGGCGCTCGACGACGTCGGCGCCGACGTGGTGGTCGGCTTCGGCGGCTACGTCTCCGTGCCCGCCTACCTCGCGGCCCGGAAGCGGAAGCTGCCGATCGTCGTCCACGAGGCGAACGCCCGGCCGGGCGTCGCCAACCGCCTCGGGGCGCGGCTCACGCCGTTCGTCGCGGTCACCGCCCGCGCCGACGACCTGCGCGGCGCCCGCCTTCTCGGCATCCCGCTGCGCCGCACGATCTCGACACTCGACCGCGGCGCCGCCCGCGCCGAGGCCCGCAAGCACTTCGGGCTCGAGGAGGACCGCCCGACGCTGCTGGTCTTCGGGGGATCGCTCGGGGCGCGGCGGCTGAACGAGGCCGCGACCGGTGCCGCCGCCGCGCTGCGTGCCGCCGGGATCCAGGTGCTGCACTCGGTCGGCCGCGAGCACGCGGAGTCGATCTCGGTGCCGGCCGAGCCGGGCCGCGCGCCGTACGTGGTCGTGCCCTACCTCGAGCGGATGGACCTCGCCTACGCGGCCGCGGACGTGGCCCTGTGCCGCGCCGGGGCCATGACGTGCGCGGAGCTCGCGGCGGTGGGCCTGCCGGCCGTCTACGTGCCGCTGCCGATCGGCAACGGTGAACAACGCCTGAACGCGCTGCCCGTCGTCGAGGCCGGCGGCGGCATCGTGGTGGAGGATTCCACCGTGAGCGCCGCCTGGATCTCCGAGAACGTCGTGCCGCTGATGGGTGACCCGGCGCGCATGACGGCCATGGGCGCGGCCGCCGCCGCGCACGGTCGCCGCGACGCCGACGAGGCCCTCGTCGACCTCGTGCTGGAGGCCGTCGCCTCCCGGGCGGCCGGCGCCGAACACCGCGGAGCCGATGACCGCGGAGCCGATGACCGCGGAGCCGATGACCGGAGTGTGGGGGAGAAGTGA
- a CDS encoding UDP-N-acetylmuramoyl-tripeptide--D-alanyl-D-alanine ligase: MIPLSLAEVAAATGGRIDGGAAGADPDLPVDGPVVVDSREVAAGALFVAVPGERVDGHDFAGAAIAAGARAVLATRPVGVPAVIVDDTVAALGKLAGVVVRRLATSDGLAVVGVTGSQGKTSTKDLIASVLETAGATIAPPGSFNNEIGLPLTALRAEPATRFLVMEMGARGIGHVRYLCDIAPPRIGVVLNVGVAHVGEFGSREAIAQAKGELVEALPADGVAVLNADDPLVAAMASRTNARVVTYGLGDGPGNAADVRAADVTLVDGRARYTLVTPVGSAEVALGLHGAHHVPNSLAAAAVALELGLTPAAIGAALTAATPRSRWRMEVTTRPDGVTVVNDAYNANPDSMRAALEALVAIAGERRSWAVLGEMRELGESSAAEHAAVGRLVADMNISRLVVVGDGARAAHDGALGARAWAQDPVFVPDTAAATDLLARELAPADVVLVKASRAAGLEQVAAALLAGGAPGGAPGESAGESAGTA; encoded by the coding sequence GTGATTCCGCTGTCGCTGGCCGAGGTCGCGGCGGCGACCGGCGGGCGGATCGACGGCGGGGCGGCCGGGGCGGACCCCGACCTGCCGGTCGACGGTCCCGTCGTCGTGGACTCCCGGGAGGTCGCCGCCGGCGCCCTGTTCGTCGCGGTGCCCGGGGAGCGCGTGGACGGCCACGACTTCGCCGGGGCCGCGATCGCGGCGGGCGCGCGCGCCGTGCTCGCGACCCGCCCGGTCGGGGTCCCGGCGGTGATCGTGGACGACACCGTGGCGGCCCTCGGCAAGCTCGCGGGCGTGGTCGTGCGCCGGCTCGCGACGTCCGACGGGCTCGCGGTCGTCGGCGTCACCGGCTCGCAGGGCAAGACCAGCACCAAGGACCTGATCGCCTCGGTCCTGGAGACGGCCGGCGCGACCATCGCCCCGCCGGGGTCGTTCAACAACGAGATCGGCCTGCCGCTGACCGCGCTGCGCGCCGAACCGGCGACCCGTTTCCTCGTGATGGAGATGGGCGCGCGCGGCATCGGCCACGTCCGCTACCTGTGCGACATCGCCCCGCCCCGCATCGGCGTCGTGCTCAACGTCGGCGTCGCGCACGTCGGCGAGTTCGGCAGCCGCGAGGCGATCGCCCAGGCGAAGGGCGAACTGGTCGAGGCCCTGCCCGCCGACGGTGTCGCCGTGCTGAACGCCGACGACCCCCTGGTCGCCGCGATGGCGAGCCGGACGAACGCCCGCGTCGTCACCTACGGGCTGGGGGACGGCCCGGGGAATGCTGCCGACGTGCGTGCCGCGGACGTCACCCTCGTCGACGGCCGGGCGCGCTACACGCTCGTCACACCGGTGGGCAGCGCCGAGGTCGCGCTCGGACTGCACGGCGCCCACCACGTGCCGAACTCGCTCGCGGCGGCCGCGGTCGCCCTCGAGCTCGGGCTGACGCCGGCCGCGATCGGCGCCGCGCTGACCGCGGCCACGCCCCGCAGCCGCTGGCGCATGGAGGTCACGACCCGCCCCGACGGGGTCACGGTCGTCAACGACGCCTACAACGCGAACCCGGACTCGATGCGAGCCGCGCTGGAGGCGCTGGTGGCCATCGCGGGGGAGCGGCGGAGCTGGGCCGTGCTGGGCGAGATGCGCGAACTCGGCGAGTCGTCCGCCGCGGAACACGCGGCGGTGGGCAGGCTGGTCGCCGACATGAACATCTCCCGGCTGGTCGTCGTCGGTGACGGCGCCCGGGCCGCCCACGACGGCGCGCTCGGAGCGCGCGCGTGGGCGCAGGACCCGGTGTTCGTCCCGGACACCGCAGCCGCGACGGACCTGCTGGCCCGCGAACTCGCACCCGCGGACGTCGTCCTGGTCAAGGCCTCCCGGGCCGCCGGACTGGAGCAGGTCGCCGCGGCGCTGCTGGCGGGCGGAGCACCGGGCGGAGCACCGGGCGAATCAGCAGGCGAATCAGCAGGCACCGCATGA
- the murD gene encoding UDP-N-acetylmuramoyl-L-alanine--D-glutamate ligase — protein sequence MSRVSGLNRDADWSGVSVVVAGIGVSGFAAADALLGLGATVTVLDGKADEVARERAGVLEALGATVRLGEADTLPAGADVVVTSPGWKPSSPLLVAALDAGLEVWGEVELAWRLRPTTGAAPWLAITGTNGKTTTVRMLTSMLGAGGFRAVAAGNVGTPLLEVVMAEQTAGRQRYDVLAVELSSFQLHWSSSLRCHSAAVLNVAPDHVDWHGDLDEYAKAKGKIYQGVEHACVYNVADPVTERLVAEAEVTEGARAVGFTLGAPGLSMLGVVDDLLVDRAFTDDRRTAAVELANVADVVPNAPHNIANALAAAALARAFGVEPAAIREGLRLFRPDAHRIADVATVDGVRYIDDSKATNPHAAAASLGSYDRIVWIAGGLAKGATFDELVAGAARRLRGVVLMGADRGEIAAALARHAPDVPVHEVAATDTGAMAAVVAAAASLAEAGDTVLLAPACASMDMFANYGERGDRFAAAVLELADRPG from the coding sequence ATGTCCCGCGTGTCCGGGCTGAACCGGGACGCCGACTGGTCCGGCGTCTCCGTCGTGGTCGCCGGCATCGGCGTCTCCGGCTTCGCCGCCGCCGACGCCCTCCTCGGCCTCGGTGCGACGGTCACGGTCCTCGACGGCAAGGCGGACGAGGTCGCGCGGGAGCGCGCCGGCGTCCTGGAGGCCCTCGGCGCGACCGTGCGGCTGGGGGAGGCGGACACCCTCCCCGCCGGGGCGGACGTCGTCGTCACCTCGCCCGGCTGGAAGCCGTCCTCGCCGTTGCTGGTCGCCGCCCTCGACGCCGGCCTGGAGGTGTGGGGCGAGGTCGAGCTCGCCTGGCGGCTGCGCCCGACCACCGGCGCCGCGCCCTGGCTCGCGATCACCGGCACCAACGGCAAGACCACCACGGTGCGGATGCTCACCTCGATGCTGGGGGCCGGCGGCTTCCGCGCGGTGGCCGCGGGCAACGTCGGGACCCCGCTGCTCGAGGTCGTGATGGCCGAGCAGACCGCCGGCCGGCAGCGCTACGACGTCCTCGCCGTCGAGCTCTCCAGCTTCCAGCTGCACTGGTCGTCCTCGCTGCGCTGCCACTCCGCGGCGGTGCTCAACGTCGCCCCGGACCACGTCGACTGGCACGGCGACCTCGACGAGTACGCGAAGGCCAAGGGGAAGATCTATCAGGGCGTCGAGCACGCCTGCGTGTACAACGTCGCGGACCCGGTGACGGAGCGACTGGTCGCCGAGGCCGAGGTCACCGAGGGTGCCCGCGCCGTCGGCTTCACCCTCGGCGCCCCGGGCCTGTCGATGCTCGGCGTCGTCGACGACCTGCTCGTCGACCGCGCCTTCACCGACGACCGGCGCACCGCGGCGGTCGAGCTCGCGAACGTCGCGGACGTCGTCCCGAACGCGCCGCACAACATCGCGAACGCGCTCGCGGCCGCGGCGCTCGCCCGCGCGTTCGGCGTCGAGCCGGCCGCGATCCGCGAGGGGCTGCGCCTGTTCCGGCCGGACGCGCACCGCATCGCGGACGTCGCGACGGTCGACGGCGTCCGCTACATCGACGACTCCAAGGCCACCAACCCGCACGCCGCCGCGGCGTCGCTGGGGTCGTACGACCGAATCGTCTGGATTGCGGGGGGCCTGGCCAAGGGCGCCACGTTCGACGAGCTCGTCGCGGGCGCCGCGAGGCGGTTGCGGGGCGTCGTGCTGATGGGCGCCGACCGGGGTGAGATCGCCGCCGCACTCGCGCGACACGCCCCGGATGTGCCCGTTCACGAGGTCGCGGCGACCGACACTGGAGCGATGGCCGCGGTGGTTGCGGCCGCGGCGTCACTCGCCGAGGCAGGGGACACCGTCCTGCTCGCCCCGGCGTGCGCGTCGATGGACATGTTCGCCAACTACGGCGAGCGCGGGGACCGGTTCGCGGCCGCCGTGCTGGAGCTGGCGGACCGTCCGGGTTAG
- the ftsW gene encoding putative lipid II flippase FtsW, whose product MAVTVDQAGSSRGLSGAGVAARLKALDRPLTSYYLVLTSTLLLVGLGLVMVLSASSVESYRTSGSVFSVVQKQAIWVTVGLPLMWVTSRMSVTAFRRLAFPAMAVSLAGLAAVLVPGVGHEVNGNRNWIHVGGPFQLQPSEAAKLALVLFGATVLARKQRLLDRWSHLMIPLVPMAAAVIFLVMLGGDLGTTVVLLAILLALLFFAGTPMRFFGFFGGVAGALVLLLIWTEPYRMRRVTSFLDPFATYHDSGWQGAQSIFALASGGLTGVGLGASREKWGYLPEAHTDFIYAIIGEELGLIGALAVLALFAALVVAGFRIAARSRDMFVTLAASAITAWIAVQALVNMGAVLGVLPITGIPLPLVSYGGSALLPVMAALGMLLSFARQEPGAQAALAARGPGPLRRAMAWLGFGRSPRT is encoded by the coding sequence ATGGCCGTCACGGTCGATCAGGCCGGTTCCTCCCGTGGTCTGTCCGGGGCCGGCGTGGCCGCTCGGCTGAAGGCGCTGGACCGCCCGCTCACCTCCTACTACCTCGTGCTCACCTCGACCCTGCTGCTGGTCGGGCTCGGCCTGGTGATGGTGCTCTCGGCGTCGAGCGTGGAGTCGTACCGGACGTCGGGCTCGGTGTTCTCGGTCGTGCAGAAGCAGGCGATCTGGGTGACGGTCGGCCTGCCGCTGATGTGGGTGACCTCCCGGATGTCGGTCACCGCCTTCCGTCGCCTCGCCTTCCCGGCGATGGCGGTCTCGCTCGCCGGGCTGGCGGCGGTCCTCGTCCCCGGCGTCGGCCACGAGGTGAACGGCAACCGGAACTGGATCCACGTCGGCGGGCCGTTCCAGCTGCAGCCGTCCGAGGCGGCGAAGCTCGCCCTCGTCCTGTTCGGTGCCACCGTCCTGGCCCGCAAGCAGCGGCTGCTGGACCGGTGGAGTCACCTGATGATCCCGCTGGTGCCGATGGCGGCCGCGGTCATCTTCCTCGTCATGCTCGGTGGCGACCTCGGCACGACCGTGGTCCTGCTCGCGATCCTGCTCGCACTGCTGTTCTTCGCCGGGACGCCGATGCGCTTCTTCGGGTTCTTCGGCGGTGTCGCGGGCGCGCTCGTGCTGCTGCTGATCTGGACCGAGCCCTACCGGATGCGCCGGGTCACGTCGTTCCTGGACCCGTTCGCGACCTACCACGACAGCGGGTGGCAGGGCGCGCAGAGCATCTTCGCGCTCGCCTCGGGCGGACTCACCGGCGTCGGTCTCGGGGCGAGCCGGGAGAAGTGGGGCTACCTGCCGGAGGCCCACACCGACTTCATCTACGCGATCATCGGTGAGGAGCTCGGGCTGATCGGCGCCCTCGCCGTGCTGGCGCTGTTCGCCGCCCTCGTGGTCGCCGGTTTCCGGATCGCCGCCCGCAGCCGCGACATGTTCGTCACGCTCGCCGCCTCCGCCATCACGGCGTGGATCGCGGTGCAGGCGCTGGTGAACATGGGCGCGGTCCTGGGAGTCCTCCCGATCACCGGGATCCCGCTGCCGTTGGTGTCGTACGGTGGCTCCGCCCTGCTCCCCGTGATGGCGGCGCTGGGCATGCTGCTGTCGTTCGCGAGACAGGAACCCGGGGCCCAGGCCGCGCTCGCCGCGCGCGGTCCGGGCCCGCTGCGCCGGGCCATGGCGTGGCTGGGTTTCGGGCGCTCGCCCCGCACCTGA
- the murC gene encoding UDP-N-acetylmuramate--L-alanine ligase — protein MIDIPDRIPAAEELGKVHFVGIGGAGMSGIARILLARGVSVSGSDAKDSTALAALRALGATVHVGHEAEQLGAADTVVVSTAIRESNPELRAAREAGKLVLPRAAALASVMSGRRAVAVAGTHGKTTTTSMLTVALQHCGADPSFAIGGSLNESGANAHDGSGDVFVAEADESDGSFLLYRPDAAIVTNVEADHLDHYGTAEAVEDAFVKFSGRIAPDGFLVVCADDPGSRALGLAAAANGVDVRTYGLAEDADVRLEGLTVTSGGGYAFESVAKGRRLGAIELQVPGAHNALNAAAALSVGIGLGYSAADLREGLSGFTGTRRRFELKGTRAGVRVYDDYAHHPTELEAVLKAAREVALGGRLVVAFQPHRYSRTAAFTKEFGSALGLADSVVVMDVYAAGEDPIPGVSGAAVAAAVPLPAGDVVFESSWTQVAARLAERAGVGDLVLTLGAGDVTMIGPEVLELLGPA, from the coding sequence GTGATCGACATCCCGGACCGGATCCCGGCCGCCGAGGAGCTCGGCAAGGTCCACTTCGTCGGCATCGGCGGCGCCGGCATGTCCGGCATCGCCCGGATCCTGCTCGCCCGTGGCGTCTCCGTCTCCGGCAGCGACGCGAAGGACTCGACCGCGCTCGCGGCCCTGCGGGCCCTCGGCGCCACGGTCCACGTCGGCCACGAGGCCGAGCAGCTCGGTGCGGCCGACACCGTCGTGGTCTCGACCGCGATCCGCGAGTCCAACCCCGAGCTGCGCGCGGCGCGCGAGGCGGGCAAGCTCGTGCTGCCGCGCGCCGCGGCGCTGGCGTCGGTGATGTCGGGCCGCCGCGCGGTCGCCGTCGCCGGCACGCACGGCAAGACCACGACGACCTCGATGCTCACCGTCGCGCTGCAGCACTGCGGCGCGGACCCGTCGTTCGCGATCGGCGGCAGCCTCAACGAGTCCGGCGCGAACGCCCACGACGGCAGCGGTGACGTCTTCGTCGCCGAGGCCGACGAGTCCGACGGCTCGTTCCTGCTCTACCGGCCGGACGCGGCGATCGTCACCAACGTCGAGGCCGACCACCTCGACCACTACGGCACCGCCGAGGCCGTCGAGGACGCGTTCGTGAAGTTCAGCGGGCGCATCGCCCCGGACGGCTTCCTCGTCGTCTGCGCCGACGACCCCGGCTCCCGCGCGCTCGGGCTCGCCGCCGCGGCGAACGGCGTCGACGTCCGCACGTACGGCCTGGCCGAGGACGCGGACGTGCGCCTCGAGGGCCTGACGGTGACCTCCGGCGGCGGGTACGCGTTCGAGTCCGTCGCCAAGGGCCGCCGCCTCGGGGCGATCGAGCTCCAGGTGCCGGGCGCGCACAACGCGCTCAACGCCGCGGCCGCGCTCTCCGTCGGCATCGGGCTGGGCTACTCGGCCGCCGACCTGCGCGAGGGCCTGAGCGGTTTCACCGGCACCCGGCGGCGCTTCGAGCTCAAGGGCACGCGCGCCGGCGTCCGCGTCTACGACGACTACGCCCACCACCCGACCGAGCTCGAGGCTGTCCTCAAAGCCGCCCGCGAGGTCGCGCTCGGCGGCCGGCTCGTCGTCGCCTTCCAACCGCACCGCTACTCGCGGACCGCGGCGTTCACCAAGGAGTTCGGTTCGGCCCTCGGCCTCGCCGACTCGGTGGTGGTGATGGACGTCTACGCGGCGGGGGAGGACCCGATCCCGGGCGTCAGCGGCGCGGCCGTCGCCGCCGCGGTGCCGCTGCCCGCCGGCGACGTCGTGTTCGAGTCCTCCTGGACGCAGGTCGCCGCCCGGCTCGCGGAGCGCGCCGGCGTCGGGGACCTGGTGCTCACGCTCGGGGCCGGTGACGTCACGATGATCGGGCCCGAGGTCCTGGAGTTGCTGGGGCCCGCGTGA
- a CDS encoding cell division protein FtsQ/DivIB, translating into MTLSSRPPVSRPAGGRTIPRPSTPAAAAAEAARFAERARQRRRTRWIRTGIGLLVAAVVLAAGWVVLFSDVFAVRSVQVAGVQRLTAERVERVAQVPAGEPLARLDTAAIAARVRTLAPVADVDVARKFPNTVKITVTERTPVAVLDTPEGRRLVDAEGVAYAPAGDAARRFLLVRSSNPALTPEDLRSIQAVVAALPEAIREKVEAVQADTTADLTVSLDGGREIVWGAPEQAEFKARVLDVLWREKSTRGAKRYDVSVPEAPTVKR; encoded by the coding sequence GTGACCCTCTCCTCCCGCCCGCCGGTCTCGCGTCCCGCCGGAGGACGCACGATTCCGCGGCCGTCCACACCGGCGGCCGCGGCGGCCGAGGCCGCCCGCTTCGCCGAGCGGGCCCGGCAGCGGCGCCGCACGCGGTGGATCCGCACCGGCATCGGCCTGCTGGTCGCGGCCGTGGTGCTCGCCGCCGGCTGGGTCGTGCTCTTCTCGGACGTGTTCGCGGTCCGGTCCGTGCAGGTCGCCGGGGTCCAGCGGCTCACCGCCGAGCGGGTCGAACGCGTCGCGCAGGTGCCGGCGGGGGAGCCGCTCGCCCGGCTCGACACGGCCGCGATCGCGGCCCGGGTTCGGACGCTCGCGCCGGTCGCGGACGTCGACGTCGCGCGCAAGTTCCCGAACACCGTGAAGATCACGGTGACCGAACGCACGCCGGTGGCGGTGCTCGACACCCCCGAGGGCCGGCGACTCGTCGACGCCGAGGGCGTGGCGTACGCGCCGGCGGGGGACGCGGCCCGCCGCTTCCTGCTGGTGAGAAGCTCCAACCCGGCCCTGACGCCCGAGGACCTGAGGTCCATCCAGGCCGTCGTCGCCGCCCTGCCGGAGGCGATCCGGGAGAAGGTCGAGGCCGTGCAGGCCGACACGACGGCGGACCTCACCGTCTCCCTCGACGGGGGCCGGGAGATCGTCTGGGGCGCCCCCGAGCAGGCCGAGTTCAAGGCCCGCGTGCTCGACGTCCTGTGGCGGGAGAAGTCCACCCGCGGCGCGAAGCGCTACGACGTCAGCGTCCCCGAGGCGCCCACCGTTAAGCGCTGA